The Herpetosiphonaceae bacterium genome has a segment encoding these proteins:
- a CDS encoding response regulator, with protein sequence MSTILVVDDSATIRRMVMASLRHLKDVRFLQAGNGLEAIEQLALARVDLMILDLNMPDMHGLEVVQFVRSHQAYRAIPIVVLTTRSDDISRDAVLNAGASVYLTKPFAPQTLESCITELLESV encoded by the coding sequence ATGAGCACAATTCTCGTGGTCGATGACTCCGCGACGATACGGCGGATGGTCATGGCCTCGCTCCGCCATCTCAAGGATGTGCGCTTCCTGCAAGCCGGCAATGGGCTGGAGGCGATCGAGCAACTGGCCCTGGCCCGCGTGGACCTGATGATTCTGGACCTGAATATGCCTGATATGCATGGCCTGGAGGTCGTGCAGTTCGTGCGGTCGCACCAGGCGTATCGGGCGATCCCGATCGTGGTCCTCACCACGCGCAGCGACGACATAAGCCGCGATGCGGTGCTGAATGCCGGGGCATCCGTCTATCTTACCAAGCCATTTGCGCCGCAAACGCTGGAATCGTGTATCACTGAGCTACTAGAATCGGTATAA
- a CDS encoding HEAT repeat domain-containing protein encodes MHGETPPTMPRTVGVLTTDAALVVQSWDAWLEQHSGISASTAVGTPLPALVPDLAERKLLPRFEQVVSQGVVVVLTPLFHHYLLRCPPASPSRHFDTMQQHVTIAPLRIDEQIVGTIVTVEDMTARLDRERDLTAQLQSPDATARLQAAEALATAKEHESALLIDALADAQWRVRRTAVSGLAARAGADAVADILRAMREEHRDLALLNSALQVLALTDVDVVGPLIDFLEDPDTDLRIYAALALAEHTDPRAAAALIAALDDPDQNVRFHAIEALGKLRAAAAIEPLLSIAVSGDFFLAFAAIDALRAIGDARVAPGLVPLLADDMLRDTAAEALGALGDEEVIAPLLALLDAPDAPVTVVVQALAALYRRYDRLYDDGRRIAAQVSARLTPTARQAMLAALDTATPDELRALVVVLGWLEGPAVERALARLLGQPTVRLALIEALVRFGAGVVDALIEQLAAEDAETRAAAVVALGRIGDARVVPELIEVLETDPDLAVVAADALAKIGDHRAFEALLRHLGDPDVAARQAVISALHSLGHPDLEQRITALLHDPDPLIRESALRIAGYFGYDACAVTIVTAVEDRDERVQQAAIEALAYLDNPRCLPLLLHVLRHEMPNLRAAAARALGHMDEPEALAALLGALDDPQPWVRYFATRSLGQRARPDTLEPLIRVLERDTAGQVRIAAAEALGQIGGEQAAQSLTPLTAASDADLVRATLHALGQTRHPAALPPLLAALRGADPSQRAAAVDAVALHGGMGAVPALQWVAAADHDVEMQQAAITALSRVQTSEATAALIELLIDPQRREAVRAALARKGARIVDDLQRGLAHPHPAVRATVVEILARIKLPAVREPIAGALDDVDPAVRIAAVTALGRIGHQHAARKLNDLAYADPEADVRRAARTLLGR; translated from the coding sequence ATGCACGGTGAGACACCGCCGACCATGCCGCGTACGGTCGGAGTATTGACCACGGACGCCGCGCTGGTGGTCCAGTCGTGGGACGCATGGCTGGAGCAGCACAGCGGCATCTCGGCATCAACTGCGGTGGGCACGCCGCTCCCGGCTCTGGTGCCGGATCTCGCGGAGCGCAAGCTGCTGCCGCGCTTCGAGCAGGTGGTATCACAGGGCGTGGTCGTCGTGCTGACTCCGCTGTTTCATCACTATCTGCTGCGCTGCCCGCCCGCGTCGCCGTCCAGGCACTTCGACACGATGCAGCAGCACGTGACGATCGCGCCGCTGCGGATCGACGAGCAGATCGTCGGCACGATCGTGACCGTTGAAGACATGACGGCGCGACTCGATCGTGAGCGCGACCTTACCGCCCAGCTGCAAAGCCCCGACGCCACGGCACGCTTGCAGGCGGCGGAGGCGCTGGCGACGGCAAAAGAGCACGAGTCGGCGCTGCTGATCGATGCGCTGGCGGATGCCCAATGGCGCGTGCGTCGCACCGCTGTCAGCGGTCTGGCGGCGCGTGCTGGCGCAGACGCGGTCGCCGATATTCTGCGGGCGATGCGTGAGGAGCATCGGGATCTGGCGCTGCTGAACAGCGCGCTCCAGGTGCTGGCGCTGACCGATGTGGACGTGGTCGGGCCGCTGATCGACTTTTTGGAGGACCCCGACACCGATCTGCGGATCTACGCGGCGCTGGCACTGGCCGAGCACACCGATCCACGCGCGGCGGCGGCGCTGATCGCGGCGCTCGACGATCCCGACCAAAACGTGCGCTTTCATGCGATCGAGGCGCTGGGCAAGCTCCGCGCGGCGGCGGCGATCGAGCCGCTGCTATCGATCGCTGTGAGCGGCGATTTTTTCCTGGCGTTTGCCGCTATCGACGCGCTGCGAGCGATCGGCGATGCGCGTGTTGCGCCCGGGCTGGTGCCGCTGCTGGCCGACGATATGCTGCGCGATACCGCTGCGGAGGCGCTGGGCGCGCTCGGCGATGAGGAGGTGATCGCGCCGCTGCTGGCGCTGCTGGACGCTCCCGACGCTCCGGTGACGGTCGTGGTGCAGGCGCTCGCGGCGCTGTACCGGCGCTACGACCGGCTCTACGACGACGGCAGGCGGATCGCGGCGCAGGTCAGCGCGCGGCTGACACCGACGGCCCGGCAGGCCATGCTGGCCGCGCTGGATACCGCAACGCCCGACGAGCTGCGCGCGCTGGTGGTGGTGCTGGGCTGGCTCGAAGGTCCGGCGGTGGAGCGCGCCCTGGCGCGGCTGCTGGGCCAGCCGACGGTGCGGCTGGCGCTGATCGAGGCGCTGGTGCGCTTCGGGGCTGGCGTGGTCGATGCCCTGATCGAGCAGCTCGCGGCGGAGGACGCCGAGACACGCGCGGCGGCGGTGGTGGCGCTGGGCCGGATCGGCGATGCGCGCGTGGTGCCGGAGCTGATCGAGGTGCTGGAAACCGATCCCGATCTGGCTGTGGTAGCCGCAGACGCGCTGGCGAAAATCGGTGATCACCGCGCCTTCGAGGCCCTGCTGCGGCATCTGGGTGATCCGGACGTAGCGGCGCGGCAGGCGGTCATCTCGGCGCTGCACTCGCTGGGCCATCCCGATCTTGAGCAGCGCATCACGGCGCTGCTGCACGATCCCGACCCGCTGATCCGCGAGTCTGCGCTACGCATCGCAGGGTATTTCGGATACGACGCCTGCGCCGTGACGATCGTCACGGCGGTCGAGGATCGCGACGAGCGCGTGCAGCAGGCGGCAATCGAGGCGCTGGCCTACCTGGACAATCCGCGCTGCCTCCCGCTGCTGCTGCACGTGCTGCGGCATGAGATGCCTAACCTGCGGGCGGCGGCTGCGCGCGCCCTGGGACACATGGACGAGCCTGAGGCGCTCGCGGCGCTGCTCGGCGCGCTGGACGATCCGCAGCCCTGGGTGCGCTACTTCGCCACCCGCTCGCTCGGCCAGCGCGCGCGGCCCGACACGTTGGAGCCGCTGATCCGCGTGCTGGAGCGCGACACGGCGGGACAGGTGCGAATCGCAGCGGCGGAGGCGCTCGGACAGATCGGCGGCGAGCAGGCAGCGCAGAGCCTCACGCCGCTGACAGCCGCTTCGGATGCCGATCTGGTGCGGGCGACGCTCCACGCGCTGGGACAGACACGGCATCCCGCCGCGCTACCGCCGCTGCTGGCCGCGCTACGTGGCGCTGATCCATCGCAGCGCGCGGCTGCGGTCGATGCGGTGGCGCTCCACGGCGGCATGGGAGCCGTGCCCGCGCTCCAATGGGTCGCCGCCGCCGATCACGATGTCGAGATGCAGCAGGCGGCGATCACGGCGCTCAGCCGGGTCCAGACATCCGAGGCGACGGCGGCGCTGATCGAGCTGCTGATCGATCCGCAGCGGCGCGAGGCCGTGCGCGCGGCGCTGGCCCGTAAAGGAGCGCGCATCGTGGACGATCTTCAGCGCGGCCTGGCACATCCGCATCCGGCGGTGCGCGCGACCGTCGTCGAGATTCTGGCGCGGATCAAGCTGCCCGCTGTCAGAGAGCCGATCGCGGGCGCGCTCGACGATGTCGATCCGGCGGTGCGCATTGCCGCCGTGACGGCGCTCGGACGGATCGGGCACCAGCACGCGGCGCGCAAACTAAACGATCTGGCCTATGCCGATCCTGAGGCAGACGTGCGACGGGCGGCACGGACGTTGCTTGGGCGATAA
- a CDS encoding zinc-binding dehydrogenase, with protein sequence MVQAVVMSGPHQPLEVRQFEMPQLEDGAVLLRTLGSEVCGTDVHLWHGQLAGVPYPIIPGHVSVGEVAAIGGRAVDVDGRLLGVGDVVTFVDVYGSCGRCWHCTVAQASTRCPQRRVYGVTLSADEGLLGGWSEYIYLRPGVHIVTLPPTLPWETFIAAGCGLPTALHAVERAEIRFGDTVVVQGSGPVGLSAAILAQLRGAGSVIVVGGPPVRLAMAQALGADAVLDIGELDEAARYAAVRALTRGRGADATIEATGVAAAVPEGMRLTRDAGRYVVVGQYTNVGSVAFNPHLDLNQKHLDVRGCWGSDVSHVYRAVQVLARYHTRFPWAEFVSGRYALDRAQAALEDVAAQRVVKALIMPQ encoded by the coding sequence ATGGTTCAGGCTGTGGTGATGTCGGGGCCGCACCAGCCGCTCGAAGTGCGTCAGTTCGAGATGCCGCAGCTCGAAGATGGCGCGGTGCTGCTGCGCACGCTGGGCAGCGAGGTCTGCGGCACCGATGTGCATCTGTGGCATGGTCAGTTGGCGGGCGTGCCCTATCCGATCATTCCCGGTCACGTGAGTGTCGGCGAGGTTGCCGCGATCGGCGGGCGGGCGGTGGATGTTGATGGGCGGCTGCTGGGCGTGGGCGATGTGGTCACGTTCGTCGATGTCTACGGATCGTGCGGTCGCTGCTGGCACTGTACGGTCGCGCAGGCCAGCACGCGCTGTCCGCAGCGGCGCGTCTATGGCGTGACGCTCTCGGCGGATGAGGGCCTGCTCGGCGGCTGGAGCGAGTATATCTACCTGCGGCCCGGCGTGCATATCGTCACGCTGCCGCCCACGCTGCCCTGGGAAACGTTTATCGCTGCGGGCTGCGGCCTGCCGACGGCGCTGCACGCGGTCGAGCGCGCCGAGATCCGCTTTGGCGATACGGTCGTCGTGCAGGGCAGCGGGCCGGTCGGCCTGAGCGCGGCGATCCTGGCGCAGCTCCGGGGCGCGGGCAGCGTGATCGTCGTCGGCGGCCCTCCCGTGCGGCTGGCGATGGCCCAGGCGCTCGGCGCGGATGCCGTGCTGGACATCGGCGAGCTGGACGAGGCCGCGCGCTACGCCGCGGTGCGCGCGCTCACGCGAGGCCGTGGCGCAGACGCGACGATCGAGGCGACCGGAGTAGCCGCCGCCGTGCCTGAGGGCATGCGCCTGACCCGCGACGCGGGACGCTATGTGGTCGTCGGGCAGTACACCAACGTCGGATCGGTGGCGTTCAATCCGCACCTGGATCTGAATCAGAAGCATCTTGATGTGCGCGGCTGCTGGGGCAGCGATGTTAGCCACGTCTACCGCGCGGTGCAGGTGCTGGCGCGCTACCATACGCGCTTCCCGTGGGCCGAGTTCGTCAGCGGGCGCTACGCGCTCGACCGCGCGCAGGCTGCGCTGGAAGATGTCGCCGCCCAGCGTGTGGTTAAGGCGCTGATCATGCCGCAGTAG
- a CDS encoding methyl-accepting chemotaxis protein produces MGFFLRQRRNTDNAQVEQILEQARQLTATAADIDQIADQVAADAESQVRSLDGTLSTTNEVVASLQETASQAASVATSTEEMVSSINEMAASIEQVTVSTISLSSMVTQTATSIEESTRSIKSVTSTAQDMAAAALQVTRAMTSMTDAISTVSDDTEALSSSVNQTGAALEQMTRAIQGTAANTEEVATAAEQTSSSINEMAASIEEVTAMSETMAASIEEVSTAIEELARSMQGVAHNAAAITDAASSAATSAEELDRSIQAVAKIAREADTVTQRVAREAKEGGAAIQRSIEGISRVREAVAQSAGVMREMGKRSNEISSIVDAINLIAERTNLLSLNASIEAARAGDAGRGFAVVAEEIRNLADRSARATADIAAIIKNLQDTVQEAVAASTDGLRVADESSRQSSEGAAGLQNILSGLDEITRLVGQIARATDEQLRAGQHVIATIATTSQQARQVAAATSEQATTAQTIVNASNQMRRTVQQVTQAMNEQSNAARDIIKAAQRTTAMAAQLRRAATEQANAASDITLAVETMRRGVGTTAQALANQSRAGEQISGEAERLAQLVTSVSTAMAEQAAAADQITSAVTQMRREAEQTARAMSEQATAMRDINTAAQRVARDIALVTRANQEHSGAAAIILSRLADIRTITDRNAAGVKATRQAASSLLERARELDARAEQLNGNGRVPHAR; encoded by the coding sequence ATGGGATTCTTCCTACGCCAACGGCGCAATACCGACAATGCACAGGTCGAGCAGATTCTTGAGCAGGCGCGGCAGTTGACGGCGACCGCAGCCGACATCGATCAGATCGCCGATCAGGTCGCAGCCGATGCGGAGTCGCAGGTGCGCTCGCTGGATGGCACGCTCAGCACCACCAACGAGGTCGTTGCCTCGCTCCAAGAGACAGCATCGCAGGCCGCATCGGTCGCGACCTCGACCGAAGAAATGGTTTCGTCGATCAACGAGATGGCCGCCTCGATCGAGCAGGTGACAGTCAGCACGATCAGCCTGTCGAGCATGGTGACGCAGACCGCAACCTCGATCGAAGAGTCGACGCGATCGATCAAGAGCGTGACCAGCACGGCCCAGGACATGGCGGCGGCGGCGCTGCAAGTGACCAGGGCGATGACCAGCATGACCGATGCGATCAGCACCGTCAGCGACGATACCGAGGCGCTGTCGTCGTCGGTTAACCAGACCGGCGCGGCGCTTGAGCAGATGACCCGCGCGATCCAGGGCACGGCGGCCAACACCGAGGAAGTCGCGACCGCCGCCGAGCAAACGTCGTCCTCGATCAACGAGATGGCCGCCTCGATCGAGGAGGTCACGGCGATGAGCGAAACGATGGCCGCGTCGATCGAAGAGGTTTCGACGGCGATCGAAGAGCTGGCGCGCTCGATGCAGGGCGTGGCACACAACGCGGCGGCCATCACCGATGCCGCCAGCAGCGCCGCGACGAGCGCGGAAGAGCTGGATCGCTCGATCCAGGCCGTTGCCAAGATCGCCAGGGAGGCCGACACCGTGACCCAGCGGGTGGCGCGCGAGGCCAAAGAGGGCGGTGCCGCCATCCAGCGATCGATCGAAGGCATCAGCCGCGTGCGCGAGGCGGTGGCGCAGAGCGCAGGCGTGATGCGCGAGATGGGCAAGCGCTCGAACGAGATCAGCAGCATCGTCGACGCGATCAACCTGATCGCGGAGCGCACCAACCTGCTGTCGCTGAACGCATCGATCGAGGCGGCGCGGGCGGGCGATGCGGGCCGTGGCTTTGCCGTGGTGGCCGAAGAGATTCGCAACCTGGCCGATCGATCTGCGCGCGCCACGGCTGATATTGCGGCGATTATCAAAAACCTTCAGGATACCGTGCAGGAAGCGGTGGCCGCCTCGACCGACGGCCTGCGTGTCGCGGACGAGTCGAGCCGCCAGTCCTCCGAGGGCGCTGCCGGGCTTCAGAATATTTTGTCCGGCCTGGACGAGATCACCCGGCTGGTCGGGCAGATCGCGCGCGCCACGGACGAGCAGCTACGTGCGGGGCAGCACGTGATCGCGACGATCGCCACCACCTCCCAGCAGGCGCGTCAGGTTGCCGCCGCAACCTCGGAGCAGGCTACCACAGCGCAGACGATCGTCAACGCGAGCAACCAGATGCGCCGGACGGTCCAGCAGGTGACGCAGGCGATGAACGAGCAGAGCAACGCGGCCCGTGACATCATCAAGGCGGCGCAGCGCACGACGGCGATGGCCGCGCAGCTGCGACGAGCCGCGACCGAGCAGGCCAACGCGGCCAGCGACATCACGCTGGCGGTCGAGACGATGCGGCGCGGCGTAGGCACCACTGCGCAGGCACTAGCCAATCAATCGAGGGCGGGCGAGCAGATTTCGGGCGAGGCCGAGCGGCTGGCACAGCTTGTCACCTCGGTGTCGACCGCGATGGCCGAGCAGGCCGCAGCCGCTGATCAGATCACCTCCGCCGTGACGCAGATGCGCCGCGAGGCCGAGCAGACCGCGCGGGCGATGAGCGAGCAGGCCACGGCGATGCGCGACATCAACACTGCGGCGCAACGTGTCGCCAGAGATATTGCCCTGGTGACACGCGCCAACCAGGAGCACTCGGGGGCTGCCGCGATCATCTTGAGCCGCCTTGCCGACATTCGGACGATCACCGATCGCAACGCCGCCGGGGTCAAAGCAACGCGCCAGGCGGCAAGCAGCCTCTTGGAGCGGGCGCGCGAGCTCGATGCGCGCGCCGAGCAGTTGAACGGAAACGGACGAGTACCTCATGCACGGTGA
- a CDS encoding CheR family methyltransferase codes for MPLYSETLSLPPSTFAILRDLIHERTGLYYAEDQRDMLADKLSPRVIALGFGSFLDYYYLLKYDAASDEEWRALLNALSVQETFFCREADQVRTLVEVLIPQYVAANPGVTVRIWSAACATGEEPLSIAMALDQAGWFSRAPITILASDASSAAIEKARSGLYRDRSFRSVPESLRARYFTAAGGAWRIDPQIHARVTWAVANVTVDEEIRHLSTAPFIFCRNAFIYFSERTIRKTVDLFRTYQPTPGYLFVGASESLLRITTSYQLCEIGGTFVYVKGAC; via the coding sequence ATGCCGTTGTACTCTGAAACGCTAAGCTTGCCGCCGAGCACGTTCGCTATTTTGCGCGACCTGATCCACGAGCGGACCGGCCTGTACTACGCCGAGGATCAGCGTGATATGCTGGCCGATAAGCTTTCTCCACGGGTGATCGCGCTTGGCTTCGGCTCGTTTCTGGACTACTACTACCTGCTCAAGTACGATGCTGCGTCTGACGAGGAGTGGCGCGCCCTGTTGAATGCGCTGTCGGTGCAGGAGACGTTTTTCTGCCGCGAGGCCGATCAGGTGCGTACGCTGGTCGAGGTGCTGATCCCGCAGTACGTGGCGGCTAATCCAGGCGTGACGGTGCGCATCTGGAGCGCGGCGTGCGCCACGGGCGAAGAGCCACTTTCGATCGCTATGGCGCTGGATCAGGCAGGCTGGTTCAGCCGCGCCCCGATCACGATTCTGGCGAGCGACGCGAGTTCGGCGGCGATCGAGAAAGCGCGCAGTGGGCTGTACCGTGATCGCTCGTTCCGCAGCGTGCCGGAGAGCCTGCGCGCACGCTATTTCACGGCTGCGGGCGGTGCATGGCGCATCGATCCGCAGATTCACGCGCGCGTCACCTGGGCGGTGGCGAACGTGACCGTGGACGAGGAGATCCGACACCTGAGCACGGCGCCGTTTATTTTTTGCCGAAATGCGTTTATTTATTTTTCGGAGCGCACGATTCGGAAAACCGTAGATCTCTTTCGCACGTACCAGCCGACGCCGGGCTATCTCTTCGTCGGCGCGTCGGAGTCGTTACTACGCATCACGACAAGCTACCAGCTCTGTGAGATCGGCGGCACGTTTGTGTACGTTAAAGGTGCCTGCTGA
- a CDS encoding chemotaxis protein CheA has protein sequence MIPASSPADNSFFDEFLDDFFAECDEHLTVIRRDLLALEPFVGRVHVDRALLEELFRSFHSLKGLAGMVGVSDVERLAHQTESYFRALRDQRVVLQAQALDTLIVEVRMLEQALAAWRARQPGPDVDPVLAALTDLLPDEARPEAVPSSGAASLPDQGNGTAPPAPTLRQVWRFEFLPTPELADQGVNVNSVRTQLQEIGEIEHARPLVRPAGVAFEFIVATDADAESFSAWAAHGLRWEPYSVQVAAQPAAASTSAAPISVAPANVVRVDLTRLDELMHMIGELVITRSRLENRLAQIEPKIEVNEWRDLHDINVQLGRQLRDLREGVVRVRMVPMGDIFARMQFVVRDLAHELGRQVRLELHGQHTEVDKYIVERLADPLLHLVRNAVSHGLEPASERMAQGKPAEGTLMLSAFDTGDIVTIELADDGRGIDRHDVAERARALGLLDGDGLPDDAKLLDLLCLPGFSTREQVDRVSGRGVGMDVVQRTIYELGGTLTLTTEVGRGTRFTMQLPLTLTIMDALIVAAAGQTFAMPLPAVREAIQIAPDDITALENNELLRYREQVVPLVRLARVFRLPGAEDGAGYGLVIGQERHTFVLTIDRLLDKREIVVRPIADPLVQVVGIGGATELGDGRVVLILDPADLNRLDREGGARPAGPASFAADGRTSSTMHELPTTTQPYILFELAGTSYAIRSSDVQHIDMLEQVTPVPNAPTAIDGVVFVRGQLIPALNLRARFGLPKIPYDLRTRLLVIKHDRRQVGLVVDSAREFVQIDPDTFQPPPEAIGSLSGNYLDAIATLSDRLVLLLNLREVLTLAESLLPTSEAGSVRGTSEQGIKGTKKLDV, from the coding sequence GTGATACCAGCCTCATCTCCGGCGGACAATTCGTTCTTCGATGAGTTTCTCGACGATTTTTTTGCCGAGTGCGATGAGCACTTAACGGTGATTCGCCGCGATCTGCTGGCGCTTGAGCCGTTCGTTGGGCGAGTCCACGTCGATCGGGCGCTGCTTGAGGAGCTATTTCGCAGCTTCCACTCGCTGAAAGGGCTGGCGGGCATGGTCGGCGTCAGCGATGTCGAGCGGCTGGCCCACCAGACCGAAAGCTACTTCCGTGCCCTCCGCGATCAGCGGGTCGTGCTTCAGGCCCAGGCGCTCGACACCTTGATCGTGGAGGTGCGCATGCTGGAGCAGGCCCTCGCCGCGTGGCGCGCCCGACAGCCCGGCCCCGACGTCGATCCGGTGCTCGCGGCGCTGACTGACCTGCTGCCGGACGAAGCGCGGCCTGAAGCTGTGCCCTCGTCCGGGGCTGCGAGCCTACCCGATCAGGGCAACGGCACAGCGCCGCCCGCTCCGACGCTCCGCCAGGTCTGGCGTTTTGAATTCCTGCCTACGCCCGAGCTGGCCGATCAGGGAGTCAACGTCAACAGCGTGCGCACCCAGCTTCAGGAGATCGGCGAGATCGAGCATGCCAGACCGCTCGTGCGACCTGCGGGCGTCGCGTTCGAGTTTATCGTGGCGACGGATGCGGACGCCGAGAGCTTCTCGGCCTGGGCAGCACATGGCCTGCGCTGGGAGCCGTACAGCGTGCAGGTGGCGGCGCAGCCAGCGGCGGCGAGCACGTCCGCCGCTCCGATCTCGGTCGCCCCCGCCAACGTCGTGCGCGTCGATCTGACGCGCCTCGACGAGCTGATGCACATGATCGGCGAGCTGGTCATCACGCGCTCCCGCCTCGAAAACCGGCTAGCGCAGATCGAGCCGAAGATCGAGGTCAACGAGTGGCGGGATCTGCACGACATCAACGTGCAGCTTGGGCGGCAGCTGCGCGATCTGCGCGAGGGCGTCGTGCGCGTGCGGATGGTGCCGATGGGCGACATCTTCGCGCGGATGCAGTTCGTGGTGCGCGATCTGGCCCATGAGCTAGGCCGACAGGTGCGGCTCGAACTTCACGGCCAGCATACCGAGGTCGATAAGTACATCGTCGAGCGGCTGGCCGATCCGCTGCTGCATCTGGTGCGCAACGCGGTCAGCCACGGCCTGGAGCCAGCGAGCGAGCGCATGGCGCAGGGCAAGCCAGCCGAAGGCACACTGATGCTCTCGGCGTTCGACACGGGCGACATCGTGACGATCGAGCTGGCCGACGACGGACGCGGCATCGATCGCCACGATGTCGCCGAGCGCGCGCGTGCCCTGGGGCTGCTCGACGGCGATGGCCTGCCCGACGACGCGAAGCTTCTGGATCTGCTGTGCCTGCCCGGCTTTTCAACCCGCGAGCAGGTCGATCGCGTCAGCGGTCGCGGCGTAGGCATGGATGTCGTCCAGCGAACGATCTACGAGCTGGGCGGCACACTCACGCTGACAACCGAAGTTGGCCGTGGCACGCGCTTTACGATGCAGCTGCCGCTGACGCTGACGATCATGGATGCGCTGATCGTCGCGGCTGCCGGGCAAACCTTTGCCATGCCGCTGCCCGCCGTGCGCGAGGCGATTCAGATCGCGCCGGACGATATCACGGCTCTGGAGAACAACGAGCTGCTGCGCTATCGCGAGCAGGTCGTGCCGCTGGTGCGGCTGGCGCGCGTCTTCCGGCTGCCGGGCGCGGAGGATGGCGCGGGCTACGGGCTGGTGATCGGCCAGGAGCGCCACACGTTTGTGCTGACCATCGATCGGCTGCTGGATAAGCGCGAGATCGTCGTCCGCCCGATCGCCGATCCGCTGGTGCAGGTCGTCGGCATCGGCGGCGCAACCGAGCTGGGCGATGGGCGGGTCGTGCTGATTCTCGATCCGGCAGACCTGAACAGGCTTGATCGCGAGGGCGGCGCGCGGCCAGCGGGGCCAGCGTCCTTTGCGGCTGATGGAAGGACGAGTTCAACGATGCACGAGCTGCCGACAACAACCCAACCCTATATTTTGTTCGAGCTAGCCGGAACGAGCTACGCGATTCGCAGCAGCGATGTCCAGCACATCGACATGCTCGAACAGGTGACGCCCGTGCCGAACGCGCCGACGGCGATCGACGGCGTGGTGTTCGTACGCGGCCAGCTCATCCCGGCGCTCAATCTGCGCGCGCGGTTTGGCCTGCCCAAAATCCCGTACGATCTTCGCACCCGGCTGCTCGTGATCAAACACGATCGGCGGCAAGTTGGGCTGGTGGTCGACTCGGCGCGCGAGTTTGTGCAGATCGACCCCGACACATTCCAGCCGCCGCCTGAGGCGATCGGCAGCCTCAGCGGCAACTACCTCGACGCCATCGCCACGCTCAGCGACCGCCTCGTGCTGCTGCTGAATCTGCGCGAAGTCTTGACGCTGGCCGAGTCCTTGCTTCCGACATCGGAAGCGGGGTCGGTCAGGGGAACAAGCGAACAAGGGATCAAGGGAACAAAGAAGTTGGACGTTTAA